A region of Pongo pygmaeus isolate AG05252 chromosome 15, NHGRI_mPonPyg2-v2.0_pri, whole genome shotgun sequence DNA encodes the following proteins:
- the BTBD6 gene encoding BTB/POZ domain-containing protein 6 isoform X2, whose translation MLLPLACLHGRVAQCLTSLLLLAEPLPRPRRGARARGAASIGAEAAPAVPPAKMAAELYAPASAAAADLANSNAGAAVVRKAGPRSPPSAPAPAPPPPAPAPPTLGNHHQESPGWRCCRPTLRERNALMFNNELMADVHFVVGPPGATRTVPAHKYVLAVGSSVFYAMFYGDLAEVKSEIHIPDVEPAAFLILLKYMYSDEIDLEADTVLATLYAAKKYIVPALAKACVNFLETSLEAKNACVLLSQSRLFEEPELTQRCWEVIDAQAEMALRSEGFCEIDRQTLEIIVTREALNTKEAVVFEAVLNWAEAECKRQGLPVTPRNKRHVLGRALYLVRIPTMTLEEFANGAAQSDILTLEETHSIFLWYTATNKPRLDFPLTKRKGLAPQRCHRFQSSAYRSNQWRYRGRCDSIQFAVDRRVFIAGLGLYGSSSGKAEYSVKIELKRLGVVLAQNLTKFMSDGSSNTFPVWFEHPVQVEQDTFYTASAVLDGSELSYFGQEGMTEVQCGKVAFQFQCSSDSTNGTGVQGGQIPELIFYA comes from the exons ATGCTGCTACCCCTAGCCTGCCTGCACGGCCGCGTCGCTCAGTGCCTGACCTCCTTGCTTTTGCTTGCAGAGCCGCTCCCGAGGCCCCGGCGCGGCGCGAGGGCGCGGGGCGCGGCGTCCATAGGCGCCGAGGCTGCCCCCGCCGTCCCGCCCGCGAAGATGGCGGCGGAACTCTACGCTCCCGCCAGCGCCGCGGCCGCGGACCTAGCCAACAGCAACGCCGGCGCCGCCGTGGTCAGGAAGGCCGGGCCGCGTAGCCCGCCCAGCGCCCCCgcgcccgcgccgccgccgcccgcgcccGCGCCGCCCACACTCGGCAACCACCACCAGGAGAGCCCCGGCTGGCGGTGCTGCCGCCCCACGCTGCGCGAGAG GAACGCGCTCATGTTCAACAACGAGCTCATGGCCGACGTACACTTCGTCGTGGGGCCCCCGGGGGCGACCAGGACGGTGCCTGCCCACAAG TACGTCCTGGCTGTCGGCAGCTCGGTCTTCTATGCCATGTTCTACGGAGACCTGGCGGAAGTCAAATCTGAAATTCACATTCCAGACGTGGAGCCCGCAGCCTTTCTGATCCTGTTAAA GTACATGTACAGTGATGAGATCGATCTGGAAGCTGACACGGTGCTGGCCACTCTGTACGCTGCTAAGAAGTACATTGTCCCAGCATTGGCAAAAGCCTGTGTCAACTTTCTGGAGACAAGTTTGGAAGCCAAGAACGCCTGCGTCCTGCTGTCCCAGAGCCGGCTGTTTGAGGAGCCCGAGCTGACGCAGCGCTGCTGGGAGGTCATTGATGCACAGGCCGAGATGGCCCTACGGTCCGAAGGCTTCTGTGAGATAGACCGGCAGACGCTGGAGATCATTGTCACTAGGGAGGCCCTCAACACCAAGGAGGCGGTGGTCTTCGAGGCTGTCCTGAACTGGGCTGAGGCGGAGTGCAAGAGGCAGGGCCTGCCAGTCACCCCACGAAACAAGAGGCATGTTTTGGGGCGAGCCCTTTATCTGGTCCGAATTCCAACCATGACCCTGGAGGAGTTTGCCAACGGCGCTGCCCAGTCAGACATCCTGACTCTGGAGGAGACCCACAGCATCTTCCTGTGGTACACGGCCACCAACAAGCCCCGTCTGGACTTCCCCCTGACCAAGAGGAAGGGCCTCGCCCCGCAGAGGTGCCACCGATTCCAGTCTTCTGCCTACCGCAGCAACCAGTGGCGGTACCGCGGGCGCTGCGACAGCATCCAGTTTGCAGTGGACAGAAGGGTATTTATTGCAGGGCTGGGCCTGTATGGATCCAGCTCTGGGAAGGCTGAGTACAGCGTGAAGATTGAGCTCAAGCGGCTtggggtggttctggctcagaaCCTGACCAAGTTCATGTCAGACGGATCCAGTAACACCTTCCCGGTCTGGTTTGAACACCCGGTCCAGGTTGAACAAGATACCTTCTACACGGCCAGTGCCGTCCTGGACGGCAGCGAACTCAGCTACTTTGGGCAGGAGGGGATGACGGAAGTGCAGTGTGGAAAGGTGGCCTTCCAGTTCCAGTGCTCCTCGGACAGCACCAATGGGACTGGGGTCCAGGGTGGACAGATCCCTGAGCTCATTTTCTATGCCTGA
- the BTBD6 gene encoding BTB/POZ domain-containing protein 6 isoform X4 has product MFNNELMADVHFVVGPPGATRTVPAHKYVLAVGSSVFYAMFYGDLAEVKSEIHIPDVEPAAFLILLKYMYSDEIDLEADTVLATLYAAKKYIVPALAKACVNFLETSLEAKNACVLLSQSRLFEEPELTQRCWEVIDAQAEMALRSEGFCEIDRQTLEIIVTREALNTKEAVVFEAVLNWAEAECKRQGLPVTPRNKRHVLGRALYLVRIPTMTLEEFANGAAQSDILTLEETHSIFLWYTATNKPRLDFPLTKRKGLAPQRCHRFQSSAYRSNQWRYRGRCDSIQFAVDRRVFIAGLGLYGSSSGKAEYSVKIELKRLGVVLAQNLTKFMSDGSSNTFPVWFEHPVQVEQDTFYTASAVLDGSELSYFGQEGMTEVQCGKVAFQFQCSSDSTNGTGVQGGQIPELIFYA; this is encoded by the exons ATGTTCAACAACGAGCTCATGGCCGACGTACACTTCGTCGTGGGGCCCCCGGGGGCGACCAGGACGGTGCCTGCCCACAAG TACGTCCTGGCTGTCGGCAGCTCGGTCTTCTATGCCATGTTCTACGGAGACCTGGCGGAAGTCAAATCTGAAATTCACATTCCAGACGTGGAGCCCGCAGCCTTTCTGATCCTGTTAAA GTACATGTACAGTGATGAGATCGATCTGGAAGCTGACACGGTGCTGGCCACTCTGTACGCTGCTAAGAAGTACATTGTCCCAGCATTGGCAAAAGCCTGTGTCAACTTTCTGGAGACAAGTTTGGAAGCCAAGAACGCCTGCGTCCTGCTGTCCCAGAGCCGGCTGTTTGAGGAGCCCGAGCTGACGCAGCGCTGCTGGGAGGTCATTGATGCACAGGCCGAGATGGCCCTACGGTCCGAAGGCTTCTGTGAGATAGACCGGCAGACGCTGGAGATCATTGTCACTAGGGAGGCCCTCAACACCAAGGAGGCGGTGGTCTTCGAGGCTGTCCTGAACTGGGCTGAGGCGGAGTGCAAGAGGCAGGGCCTGCCAGTCACCCCACGAAACAAGAGGCATGTTTTGGGGCGAGCCCTTTATCTGGTCCGAATTCCAACCATGACCCTGGAGGAGTTTGCCAACGGCGCTGCCCAGTCAGACATCCTGACTCTGGAGGAGACCCACAGCATCTTCCTGTGGTACACGGCCACCAACAAGCCCCGTCTGGACTTCCCCCTGACCAAGAGGAAGGGCCTCGCCCCGCAGAGGTGCCACCGATTCCAGTCTTCTGCCTACCGCAGCAACCAGTGGCGGTACCGCGGGCGCTGCGACAGCATCCAGTTTGCAGTGGACAGAAGGGTATTTATTGCAGGGCTGGGCCTGTATGGATCCAGCTCTGGGAAGGCTGAGTACAGCGTGAAGATTGAGCTCAAGCGGCTtggggtggttctggctcagaaCCTGACCAAGTTCATGTCAGACGGATCCAGTAACACCTTCCCGGTCTGGTTTGAACACCCGGTCCAGGTTGAACAAGATACCTTCTACACGGCCAGTGCCGTCCTGGACGGCAGCGAACTCAGCTACTTTGGGCAGGAGGGGATGACGGAAGTGCAGTGTGGAAAGGTGGCCTTCCAGTTCCAGTGCTCCTCGGACAGCACCAATGGGACTGGGGTCCAGGGTGGACAGATCCCTGAGCTCATTTTCTATGCCTGA
- the BTBD6 gene encoding BTB/POZ domain-containing protein 6 isoform X3: MAAELYAPASAAAADLANSNAGAAVVRKAGPRSPPSAPAPAPPPPAPAPPTLGNHHQESPGWRCCRPTLRERNALMFNNELMADVHFVVGPPGATRTVPAHKYVLAVGSSVFYAMFYGDLAEVKSEIHIPDVEPAAFLILLNPAMGAWEPAPDAGPASPRYMYSDEIDLEADTVLATLYAAKKYIVPALAKACVNFLETSLEAKNACVLLSQSRLFEEPELTQRCWEVIDAQAEMALRSEGFCEIDRQTLEIIVTREALNTKEAVVFEAVLNWAEAECKRQGLPVTPRNKRHVLGRALYLVRIPTMTLEEFANGAAQSDILTLEETHSIFLWYTATNKPRLDFPLTKRKGLAPQRCHRFQSSAYRSNQWRYRGRCDSIQFAVDRRVFIAGLGLYGSSSGKAEYSVKIELKRLGVVLAQNLTKFMSDGSSNTFPVWFEHPVQVEQDTFYTASAVLDGSELSYFGQEGMTEVQCGKVAFQFQCSSDSTNGTGVQGGQIPELIFYA; encoded by the exons ATGGCGGCGGAACTCTACGCTCCCGCCAGCGCCGCGGCCGCGGACCTAGCCAACAGCAACGCCGGCGCCGCCGTGGTCAGGAAGGCCGGGCCGCGTAGCCCGCCCAGCGCCCCCgcgcccgcgccgccgccgcccgcgcccGCGCCGCCCACACTCGGCAACCACCACCAGGAGAGCCCCGGCTGGCGGTGCTGCCGCCCCACGCTGCGCGAGAG GAACGCGCTCATGTTCAACAACGAGCTCATGGCCGACGTACACTTCGTCGTGGGGCCCCCGGGGGCGACCAGGACGGTGCCTGCCCACAAG TACGTCCTGGCTGTCGGCAGCTCGGTCTTCTATGCCATGTTCTACGGAGACCTGGCGGAAGTCAAATCTGAAATTCACATTCCAGACGTGGAGCCCGCAGCCTTTCTGATCCTGTTAAA CCCCGCAATGGGTGCTTGGGAGCCAGCCCCTGACGCGGGCCCTGCCTCGCCTAGGTACATGTACAGTGATGAGATCGATCTGGAAGCTGACACGGTGCTGGCCACTCTGTACGCTGCTAAGAAGTACATTGTCCCAGCATTGGCAAAAGCCTGTGTCAACTTTCTGGAGACAAGTTTGGAAGCCAAGAACGCCTGCGTCCTGCTGTCCCAGAGCCGGCTGTTTGAGGAGCCCGAGCTGACGCAGCGCTGCTGGGAGGTCATTGATGCACAGGCCGAGATGGCCCTACGGTCCGAAGGCTTCTGTGAGATAGACCGGCAGACGCTGGAGATCATTGTCACTAGGGAGGCCCTCAACACCAAGGAGGCGGTGGTCTTCGAGGCTGTCCTGAACTGGGCTGAGGCGGAGTGCAAGAGGCAGGGCCTGCCAGTCACCCCACGAAACAAGAGGCATGTTTTGGGGCGAGCCCTTTATCTGGTCCGAATTCCAACCATGACCCTGGAGGAGTTTGCCAACGGCGCTGCCCAGTCAGACATCCTGACTCTGGAGGAGACCCACAGCATCTTCCTGTGGTACACGGCCACCAACAAGCCCCGTCTGGACTTCCCCCTGACCAAGAGGAAGGGCCTCGCCCCGCAGAGGTGCCACCGATTCCAGTCTTCTGCCTACCGCAGCAACCAGTGGCGGTACCGCGGGCGCTGCGACAGCATCCAGTTTGCAGTGGACAGAAGGGTATTTATTGCAGGGCTGGGCCTGTATGGATCCAGCTCTGGGAAGGCTGAGTACAGCGTGAAGATTGAGCTCAAGCGGCTtggggtggttctggctcagaaCCTGACCAAGTTCATGTCAGACGGATCCAGTAACACCTTCCCGGTCTGGTTTGAACACCCGGTCCAGGTTGAACAAGATACCTTCTACACGGCCAGTGCCGTCCTGGACGGCAGCGAACTCAGCTACTTTGGGCAGGAGGGGATGACGGAAGTGCAGTGTGGAAAGGTGGCCTTCCAGTTCCAGTGCTCCTCGGACAGCACCAATGGGACTGGGGTCCAGGGTGGACAGATCCCTGAGCTCATTTTCTATGCCTGA
- the BTBD6 gene encoding BTB/POZ domain-containing protein 6 isoform X1, giving the protein MLLPLACLHGRVAQCLTSLLLLAEPLPRPRRGARARGAASIGAEAAPAVPPAKMAAELYAPASAAAADLANSNAGAAVVRKAGPRSPPSAPAPAPPPPAPAPPTLGNHHQESPGWRCCRPTLRERNALMFNNELMADVHFVVGPPGATRTVPAHKYVLAVGSSVFYAMFYGDLAEVKSEIHIPDVEPAAFLILLNPAMGAWEPAPDAGPASPRYMYSDEIDLEADTVLATLYAAKKYIVPALAKACVNFLETSLEAKNACVLLSQSRLFEEPELTQRCWEVIDAQAEMALRSEGFCEIDRQTLEIIVTREALNTKEAVVFEAVLNWAEAECKRQGLPVTPRNKRHVLGRALYLVRIPTMTLEEFANGAAQSDILTLEETHSIFLWYTATNKPRLDFPLTKRKGLAPQRCHRFQSSAYRSNQWRYRGRCDSIQFAVDRRVFIAGLGLYGSSSGKAEYSVKIELKRLGVVLAQNLTKFMSDGSSNTFPVWFEHPVQVEQDTFYTASAVLDGSELSYFGQEGMTEVQCGKVAFQFQCSSDSTNGTGVQGGQIPELIFYA; this is encoded by the exons ATGCTGCTACCCCTAGCCTGCCTGCACGGCCGCGTCGCTCAGTGCCTGACCTCCTTGCTTTTGCTTGCAGAGCCGCTCCCGAGGCCCCGGCGCGGCGCGAGGGCGCGGGGCGCGGCGTCCATAGGCGCCGAGGCTGCCCCCGCCGTCCCGCCCGCGAAGATGGCGGCGGAACTCTACGCTCCCGCCAGCGCCGCGGCCGCGGACCTAGCCAACAGCAACGCCGGCGCCGCCGTGGTCAGGAAGGCCGGGCCGCGTAGCCCGCCCAGCGCCCCCgcgcccgcgccgccgccgcccgcgcccGCGCCGCCCACACTCGGCAACCACCACCAGGAGAGCCCCGGCTGGCGGTGCTGCCGCCCCACGCTGCGCGAGAG GAACGCGCTCATGTTCAACAACGAGCTCATGGCCGACGTACACTTCGTCGTGGGGCCCCCGGGGGCGACCAGGACGGTGCCTGCCCACAAG TACGTCCTGGCTGTCGGCAGCTCGGTCTTCTATGCCATGTTCTACGGAGACCTGGCGGAAGTCAAATCTGAAATTCACATTCCAGACGTGGAGCCCGCAGCCTTTCTGATCCTGTTAAA CCCCGCAATGGGTGCTTGGGAGCCAGCCCCTGACGCGGGCCCTGCCTCGCCTAGGTACATGTACAGTGATGAGATCGATCTGGAAGCTGACACGGTGCTGGCCACTCTGTACGCTGCTAAGAAGTACATTGTCCCAGCATTGGCAAAAGCCTGTGTCAACTTTCTGGAGACAAGTTTGGAAGCCAAGAACGCCTGCGTCCTGCTGTCCCAGAGCCGGCTGTTTGAGGAGCCCGAGCTGACGCAGCGCTGCTGGGAGGTCATTGATGCACAGGCCGAGATGGCCCTACGGTCCGAAGGCTTCTGTGAGATAGACCGGCAGACGCTGGAGATCATTGTCACTAGGGAGGCCCTCAACACCAAGGAGGCGGTGGTCTTCGAGGCTGTCCTGAACTGGGCTGAGGCGGAGTGCAAGAGGCAGGGCCTGCCAGTCACCCCACGAAACAAGAGGCATGTTTTGGGGCGAGCCCTTTATCTGGTCCGAATTCCAACCATGACCCTGGAGGAGTTTGCCAACGGCGCTGCCCAGTCAGACATCCTGACTCTGGAGGAGACCCACAGCATCTTCCTGTGGTACACGGCCACCAACAAGCCCCGTCTGGACTTCCCCCTGACCAAGAGGAAGGGCCTCGCCCCGCAGAGGTGCCACCGATTCCAGTCTTCTGCCTACCGCAGCAACCAGTGGCGGTACCGCGGGCGCTGCGACAGCATCCAGTTTGCAGTGGACAGAAGGGTATTTATTGCAGGGCTGGGCCTGTATGGATCCAGCTCTGGGAAGGCTGAGTACAGCGTGAAGATTGAGCTCAAGCGGCTtggggtggttctggctcagaaCCTGACCAAGTTCATGTCAGACGGATCCAGTAACACCTTCCCGGTCTGGTTTGAACACCCGGTCCAGGTTGAACAAGATACCTTCTACACGGCCAGTGCCGTCCTGGACGGCAGCGAACTCAGCTACTTTGGGCAGGAGGGGATGACGGAAGTGCAGTGTGGAAAGGTGGCCTTCCAGTTCCAGTGCTCCTCGGACAGCACCAATGGGACTGGGGTCCAGGGTGGACAGATCCCTGAGCTCATTTTCTATGCCTGA